From the genome of Frateuria soli:
CGCGTCGACCCAGTCGGTGACGTAGACCTTGTGATCGCGCAGCAGCGTGCGCACGGTGTCGCGCAGCAGCGTGGCGTGGTGGCCCGAAAGCGGCGCCACCACCAGCACCACCGGCTGGCGGCGCATCGCCTCGATCACCGCGGGGTCGTCGCTGTAGCGCTTGAAGCGCTTCAGCTGGCAGAACGGCAGGTCGAGCGCGGTCTGCTCCACCACCGCGACGGTGTGGCCGCCGGCGCGGACCTCGTGGATGCCGAAGGAGGGCTTCTCGTAGTCCTTGCCCAGCCGGTACATCAGTTCGCAACCGGCCGCCCATCGCGCCGCGCCCGGCCACTGCGCGAGCAGGCTGCCCGGCTCGCTGAACATCTTCGCGCCGGCTTGCGCGAAGTAGCTCATCGGGCCCATGAAGGCGCGCTGCCATTCGTGGAGTTGGTAGAGCATGGCGGACCGGGGCATGGGCAAAGCACTATTCTAGCGGCTTTACGCTTGCGATGTTGCGGTGCGGCAAAGAAGGGCGCTTCGACTCCGGCGCTGCGCGCCTACGTTCGGGGCGAACGGTTGAGGGGGCGGCCGGAGCGGTAACGAAAGAACCGTTCGCATTGAGCGTAAGGGCGAAGTCGAAACGCCTGCCTCAGCCGCCAAGCCGCCGACACACCAGCAGCACCTCATCCACGCCATCCACGCCGGACAACCCCTCGCGCCACTGCAGAGGCTTCTGGAACCTGAGCCCCAGCGGCATGAACACGTGGTTGTACCACCACATCGCACGCTCGCGCCGGTGGGTGAGGAACCACTGCCCCAGGTCCAGCAGGCGCGAGGATTTCGGCTGCATGCCGTAGATCGCGCTGCGTTCCAGCGCGAACCCGTGCGCGGCAAGCTTGGCTCCGATCGCCTCCGGCTCGTAACGCCGGCAGTGCCCGACGAACTCGTCGAACGCGGTCCACGCGTCGGCATGCAACGGCACCGACAGCAACAGCGTCGCACCCGGCGCCGCCACGCGCGCGAGTTCGCGCAAGGCGCTGTCGTCGTCGGCGACGTGTTCGAGGATGTCGAACGCACACACCAGGTCGAACTGCGCATCGGTGCAGGGCAGGGCCCCGATCATGCCGTGCATGGCGTTCGCGCCGCGCGCCCGCAACTGACGCAGCGCCGCGTGACTCAGGTCGACGAAACAGGTGCCTTCCAGCGGCAGGCGAGGACGCAGGCCGGGGGCGACTTCGAGCCGGCGCGGCGCTGCCGCGGCCAGCTCGCGCAACAGCGGCCAGGTATTGAAACGCTCGGGATCGACAAGCCGCGCCTGCGCCCACAGCGCTTCGTAGAAGCCGCGGTTGACGCGGAGCAGTTCGGCATCGCTGCGGATAGGGGCGGGAGTGGCCATGAGCCCTTGTACAGCAAGCGCGGCGGCGGTGGATGTGAACCGGCTAGGCAATCCGCCGCAACTCGGTCGCGGCAGCCACGTCGTGCAGCGCGCGGCGGCGCCGGTCGAACAGGGCCGGAGCAAACCACGCCGCCCAGCCGACGAGCACCGCCCAGACGGCGCCCCGCAGTCCCAGCCACGGCGCCAGCCCGAGCAACAGCAAAGGCAGCGCGGCGACCACCACCCGTCGCAACGCCTGTGCCGGCCGCAGCTTCCCGCCGTCGGCCGCGACCAACCGGATGCGCCACGGCCGCATGCCCAGCGTCTGCCCGCCGCGCAGCCAGGAGATCACGAAGTACGCGCCGACGACCAGACCTTGCAGCGGTTGGTACCACCAGGCGATCGCCGTGCGGGCACCGGTGGCTACCAGGTGGCCACCGGTGGCGAGCTGGGACAGCAGCCCCACCACCATCACGATGGCCACCACCGCCAGCAGGTCGTAGACCAGCGCGGCCAGGCGGCGCCACAGCGGGCAGGGGCGGTGGGTGTCGTGCGGTCGGTTCATCGATATCTGGCTTGCGCCCGCCGCGGCTCGCGGCGAGCATCTGCGCATGCAGGAAAAGAGCGCAAGTATCGCCGAAGCCGACCAGCGGAGCATCGCCGCCTTCCTGGAACGGGTCTGGTCCGAAGACGGCCTGGCCGATCGCACCCTGGAGGCCTACCGGCAGGACCTGGAAGCACTGGCACGCTGGCTCGCCTCTCGCGGGCGCGGGCTGCAGACGGCGCGGCGCGAGGACCTGTCGGCGTTCCATGGCAGCCAGCGGGCGGCAGTCCGTTCGATGGCGCGGCGCCAGTCGGCGTTCCGTCGCTACTACGGCCAGCAGGCGCGGGACATGCCCGGTTTCGAGGATCCGACCCTGTTGATCGAACGCCCGCGCATGCCGCGCAGCCTGCCCAAGGCGCTGGCCGAGCGCGAGATCGAGGCGCTGCTGGCCGCGCCGGATGCGGGTTCCACGCTCGGGCTGCGCGACCGGGCGATGCTCGAACTGATGTACGCATCCGGCCTGCGCGTCTCCGAGCTGGTGGGACTACCGCTGGCGGCGCTCAACACGCGCCAGGGCGTGCTGCGGGTCACCGGCAAGGGCGGCAAGGATCGCCTGGTGCCGGTCGGCGAAGTTGCGCTCGAGCGTATCGAGGCGTATCTCGCCGACGC
Proteins encoded in this window:
- a CDS encoding class I SAM-dependent methyltransferase, translated to MATPAPIRSDAELLRVNRGFYEALWAQARLVDPERFNTWPLLRELAAAAPRRLEVAPGLRPRLPLEGTCFVDLSHAALRQLRARGANAMHGMIGALPCTDAQFDLVCAFDILEHVADDDSALRELARVAAPGATLLLSVPLHADAWTAFDEFVGHCRRYEPEAIGAKLAAHGFALERSAIYGMQPKSSRLLDLGQWFLTHRRERAMWWYNHVFMPLGLRFQKPLQWREGLSGVDGVDEVLLVCRRLGG
- a CDS encoding RDD family protein, which gives rise to MNRPHDTHRPCPLWRRLAALVYDLLAVVAIVMVVGLLSQLATGGHLVATGARTAIAWWYQPLQGLVVGAYFVISWLRGGQTLGMRPWRIRLVAADGGKLRPAQALRRVVVAALPLLLLGLAPWLGLRGAVWAVLVGWAAWFAPALFDRRRRALHDVAAATELRRIA
- the xerD gene encoding site-specific tyrosine recombinase XerD yields the protein MQEKSASIAEADQRSIAAFLERVWSEDGLADRTLEAYRQDLEALARWLASRGRGLQTARREDLSAFHGSQRAAVRSMARRQSAFRRYYGQQARDMPGFEDPTLLIERPRMPRSLPKALAEREIEALLAAPDAGSTLGLRDRAMLELMYASGLRVSELVGLPLAALNTRQGVLRVTGKGGKDRLVPVGEVALERIEAYLADARPQLAKGRQPAALFLSQRGEGMTRQMFWTLVKRYALAVGIEGKRISPHVLRHSFATHLLNHGADLRALQLLLGHASLSTTQIYTLVAKEGLKRLHAKHHPRG